The genomic DNA CTTCATCCCGCCCGAAGACGCCGTCGAGTTCTGCCGCGCCGTCGCCCAGACGTTCAAGGAACTCGGCGACCGCAACAACCGCGGCGTCTGCCGCATGCGCTACCTCGTCGAGCAGATGGGGGCCGAAAAGTTCGAGGAAGCGGTCCGCGACCGCTCTACCGTCGACCTGCCGACCGGCGGCGAGAACCTGACCGTCGGGTACCAGGGCGACCACGTCGGCGTCCACGAACAGAAACAGGACGGGCTCACGTACGTCGGCTTCAACGTGATCGCCGGCCGCATGGGCGGCGACGAGTTCGCCGACGCGGCCCGCGCCGCCGAGAAGTACGGCACCGAGGACGCGTCCGTGCGTCTGGCGACCGACCAGAACTTCCTCATCACCCACATCCCCGAGGAGAACGTCGACGACCTCCTCGCCGAACCGTTCGCGCAGGAGTACAGCCCCGATCCGGGCGCGTTCTCCCGCGGTGCGGTCGGCTGTACGGGCAACGAGTTCTGTAACTACGCCATCATCGAGACGAAGAAACGCACCAAGCGCTGGGCCCGCGAACTCGACGAGCGCATCGACGTGCCCGACGACATCGAAGCCATCCGGATGCACATGTCCGGCTGTTCCGCGTCGTGTGCCCAGCCCCAGATCGCCGACATCGGCTTCCGCGGCGAGACCGTCAAACTCGAGGACGAGGACTCGCCCAACGAAGAGGGCGACAATCTCGTCGAAGGGATGGACTTCGGCCTCGGCGGGTCGCTGGGTGCCGACAACGAGTTCCTCGACTGGGTCGAGAGTGCCGTGCCCGCCGACTCCGTGATCCCGGCCCTAGAGCAGTTGTTCGAGGCCTACTCCGCCGATCGCGACGACGGCGAGGCGTTCTACGAGTGGTGTCGCGGCGTCGACAACGAGCGGCTCCGTGGGATCATGCACGGTGCCGACGCGCCGGTTGCACGGGGTGTTGCCCATGGGGACTGAGAGCGAGGACGAACGCAGTGAGTCCTCGAAGAAGCGAGCGGGAGACGCGGGATCCGAGCGAAGCGAGGATCCCGGTGAAGCGAGCGGTGAAACCGCGAGCGAGAAGCGACACGCGAGCAGCGAGGCCGACCGACGGGAGGCCGCGGACGAACCGAGCGGGGAGCGAAGCGACCCGCGAGGGAGCGACGACGAGCGTCGCTTCCCCCACGTCCCGGAATCGGACGACGCCGACGCCGTCAGCGTCCCGGACGCCGGCAGCGGCGCGTCCCGCTCCCGGGAGAACACCGACCACGCTCGAGAGGGTGCCATCGCCACGGACGGCGGCGACGGTTGCTCCCCGGACACGTGTACCTGCGGCGAGAAGACCGCTGCCGACGTCGAGTCCGAGACCCAGCCCGTCGCGACCGACGGTGCCGGTGTGGCGAACGTCGACGAGATGGGCGAACTCGGCGACCTCGAGTTCACCGAGCCCGCCGAGGGCGTCAGTCAGGACGTCTACGACGATGCGCCGGACACTCGCGTCGGGATTCCGGACGGCGTCGATCTGGATACGCCGACGTACTCGATCCGGTCGGAGATGAACGATATCGAGACGCCGGACGAGAAGACCTGGTTCATGGAACTGGACGAGGCCGTCATCGACGAGGGCCGCTGTATCCAGTGTGGGACCTGCGTCGCCGCCTGTCCGTCGGATTCGATCGGCGTCGGCGACGATGGCCTGCCGGAACTGGTCAAGATGTGTACCGGCTGTTCGCTCTGTTGGGACTTCTGTCCCCGCGGCGGTATGCGCTACGAGCGCCAGTGGAAGATCACCGGCGGCGACGACAACGTCAAAGGGGCCGGCGACCCGATCACGGAGTTCTCCGCGAAGGTCGAGGACGACTGGACCGACGAGGCACAGGACGGCGGCGTCGTCACCGGCGTCCTCGCGACCCTGCTCGAGGAGGGCGAGATCGACGGCGCGCTCGTCGCCACCGAGAGCGACGAGGAGGCCTGGAAGGCCGAGAGCTACCTCGCGACGACGACCGAGGAACTCATCGCGAACGCCGGCACCGTCTACAATCAGACGCTCGCGCTGGGCAACCTCGACCTCGAGCAGTGGGAGCACAAGCTCCCCGACAAGTCCTGGGACGAGCTCAGCCTCGCGATCGTCGGCACGCCGTGCGAGATCGAGGGCATCCGCGCCCTGCAGGACTTCGAGTGGGACTATCAGGCCCAGAACGAGGGCATCCGCGCGGTCGACTACACGATCGCGCTGATGTGTACCAAGAACTTCAACTACCACAGCCTCATGGGCGAGCAGCTGGAGGAAAAGCGGGGCATCTCGCCGTCCGAGATCGGCAAGATGGACGTCCTCAACGGCAAGATGATGGTCTACGACCACGACGGCGAGATGATCGTCGAGGAGGACATCGAGAACTTCCACGACGCCGCGCTCAAGGGCTGTGACGAGTGTGCCGACTTCACCGGCTTCTGTTCCGACATCACCGTCGGCTCCGTCGGCTCGTCCGACGAGTACTCGAGCGTCATCATCCGAACCGAGCAGGGGATGAAGGCGTGGGAACTGACCGAGCCCAAACTCGACTACCACGACCTGGAGGACAAGTCCGCGGTCGGCAAGCTTCAGGGCTGGGACAAGAAGAAGGCCTTCGAGAGCCTCGAGCGCCCGTTCGATCCCGATGCACCCCGGTTCATCGACTACACGGACCACGCCGAGAACTACGGCACCGAGCTGAACCCGCACGACTTCGGTCACTGAGCGGGTTCGGACGCGAGCTGATCTTTTCGTCGTTGTTGCGATTCCTCGAAGAGAATCATCAGCCACCCACGGTCTTAGCCCGACGTTCCCGCTTTGAGTTTCTGCGATTTGCTCTGTGACGGGATTTCGGGGAAAACTGGCGATAATCGTGGGAACATTTTTGCTTGTTCCCCAAGTAGCGGTACCACGATGAGCAAAAGGGCCGAAGCCGACGATCGAGGTCGAATCGTCATTCCGCACGAGATCAGGGAGAAACATGGCGACCGATACCGCGTTGTCGAACTAAACGATCGGGTCGAACTGATCCCGCTTGGGGACGACCCTATCGAGGGACTTCGTGACGCCGTCGGTGACGCCTTCGACGACAAATCGATTGCGGAAATCAAGCGAGAGGCGCGTGCGGCCGCTCGAGAAGAGGCTATCGACGACGCAACCGAGGGATAGTCAATGCTCTACGCCGATACGGACTTCTTCATCGCACTGGTCAAAGACGACGATTGGCTTCAGGATCGCGCGGCCAAGATTGCTCTCGAGAAAGAGGGGGAGATCTATACCTCACGGGCAACGCTGCTCGAATTGCTCGTAATTTCAGACCGATTCGAGTTCGATCGTATGGAAGCGCTCACCTATGCACTCGAGATTGCAGCGGTCCCCGAGGACGAAAGCGTTCTGTTCCAGGCAGCGGACTACATGGAACAGGACGGGCTCACCGCCTTCGACGCGTATCACGCAGCTTACGCGGACGAGGATCCGCTCGTTTCGTCGGACAAAGCGTTCGATGACGTGACGGACGACCGGATCGCGATCGAAGAAGCGGAGCTCGATTGACATCCTCCCCGCGCTAAAGCGCGAGGATTCCTCCGTTGGGTTCGGCTACCGACCCACGGAGGCAACTTGCGGGTTTGTGCGCACTTCTTTGGGACTTTCGTGAGGGTGTGGTTTCCCCGACCAATCGTGGTCGTCCCACTCGAATCGCACGGGCCGTGCCATCGGCCTGACTTCCGTATCGCTGTTTTCTCGAAGGAACGTCTCTGACGCCGTGAGGTCGGCGTGTCCCTCGAATCCGCATGGACACGTCAGCGTATCTCCGTGGCGAACCGTCTCCTCATGGTCGCCACACTCGGGACACGTCTGACTCGTCCATGCTTCCGACTCGGCTTCGAGACTGATGCCGTACTCCTCACAGACGCACGCGAGACGGTGGATGAACTTCTTGAACGCCCAGAAGTTGTGCGTCTTCTCGTTCACTCTGACCGACCAGTGCGCTTCCAGTACGTTGGTCAAGTCGCCCACGTACACCGTCGCCACGCCCTCGTCGTACAGTCGTTCAACGAGGTCGCGCACCAGCGCGTTCTGTGCGTGGTCACGGCGCTTCGTTCGCTGTCGGTACAGCCGTCGAATCCGCTTGGAACTGTAGCGTCCCTCGCGGAGTCGTCCGGAAGACTTCGTCTTCCGTGATTCCGAGAGACGCAGTCTCTCGGGCAATTTCGACTGTAGACGGGCGATTTCGTCTGTCGTCTCGCGGAACCGTCCGAACAACTCCCGGCCGTCGTAGAGGTACTGGTTCCCAGTGGTCGTGGAACAGGCGACGAGATTGTTTGCGCCAACGTCGAGGGCGGCTTCGTGAGAAGCCAGTGGTGAATCCAGTCGAGAATCAGGGACGGTGACTGGTCGGAAAGCCCTGAACGTGTCGCTCACTTCGTCGTACTCAAGTTCCAGACGGCCCTGTTTGCCGTCCCACTTCGGGTTGCCTCGGACTTCGAGGCGGAGTCGTTCGTGGTAGCCGAGTCCGTATTCGTCTTTCAGTTCTTGCCCGACAGGAATTTCGAGCCGGCTACGCTTCCCCCACTGAATCGTGTACTGGTTGTTTCGGATGTAGGTACGGAGTTCGCGTCCGTCCTCCTCGTTGCCCCAGTACGACGGTGGGTTGGCGTCCTCGCCGTTCTCCTTGAGGGCGAAGAACGATCGCCATGCTTCGCTATTCTTGCGCGTGACCTGTTGGACGGTCGCGCTTCCGACGACACCGTTGTAGCGCCCTCGGTATTCGGAGGTGTCCCATACGTCGCCGTTACCGAAGTAGTTCTGACGACGTTCGTAGGTCAACTCGTTCCACAGAGAGGCGGAGGCGTCGAGTAGCCGTAGGAGGCACTCTTTGTCGTTCTCGGTCTGTGGAACGACCTCGAAGGTGTTGACTCGCTTCATTCGTCGTCACCTTCCTGTTCAGCGATGTACTGTTCGACAGCGCCCTTCGAGGCACTCCCCGCCGTACCGACGTAGTACGAACGAGTCCACTTCACACGGTCGTCGTAGCGTTGGTTGTACTTGCGAGCGGAGATGCCCTTGACCCAGTTGACGATGAGGGACGGTGCGTTCTTCGGTGGACTCCCGATGAAGAGGTGTACGTGGTCGGGCATGACCTCGGACTCGGCCAGTTCGAGGTCTTTGTCCGCACAGATTTCCGCGAAGATGGCTTCGAGACGTTCCTTCGTCTTCCCCGTCAGGTGCGAACGCCGATACTTCGGCACGAACACTATGTGGTAGTGGAGTTCGTATTTCGCGTGACGGGTACTCTTTACCATCTATGCATACTATCATAGTCTGATGTGTTAAAGATTGTGTTGGAACCCCGTCTATGCCATCGTTGCCGGTTGAATACTGTTGGTCGGCTTCATCCCCGCCCTGAAGGGCGAGGCTTTCGCTTCGAATTTCCCGTAATCACGAGGACTTGCCCGTCGACGTACCGACCGGCACCGATACCGATGGTGGGAACCTCGAGCGCTTCGGTCGCGGCCTTTTCGGTCGCTTCCGTGACCGCCTCGAGCACGACGGAGAACGCGCCAGCGGCTTCCAGTTTCGTGGCGGTTTCGACGAGTGCATCGACGGCAGCCGACGTCTCGTGATCCCGTCCTTGGACGTATCCGCCACCGATCTGGCGCATCCACTGTGGGGTCAGTCCGACGTGACCCTGGACTGGAATCCCCAGTTCCGTGAGTCGGTCGACGATTTCGATGGTGGTCTCTCCGTGAGGTGCCGTCTCTATCTTCACCGCGTCCGCTCCGGCTTCCTTCACGAAGCGACGACTCAGATCACCACACCGGACTGCAACACTGCGATCAGGACGGTCAACACCGGAATCGCCAGCAGCGTCGTGAGGAACACGCAGGTCGAGACGTACTCGGAGACCAGGATGCCGTCCGACCGGGTGCTGCCGGCGAACTCGATGACGAGGATCAGCGGCGTCACGGCGGCGGGCATCGCGGTCTCGAGGACGAACACGCGCGCGACGGTCGGGTTCTCGAAGCCGATCAGGAGCGCGATCCCGAGACCGACGACGGGGGCGATACCCATTTTGAGCGCGGTCGCGGGCCAGGCCCGCGAGACCGCCGAGGCGGTGTCGGTCCGCGCGAGCTGAATCCCCAAAATGAGCAGCATGAGCGGGATCGAGGCGTCGCCGACGAGCTGAAGCGTCTCCATCGCGGCCGCGTCCGCGGGCGGGACGAGATCCAGGGCACGCGCGATCAGCGCCGCGACGACGGCGTAGGCCAGCGGGATGTAGAACACCCGGCGGACCCCCTCGAGGCCGGCTGAACCGCTGCTTCGGGAGGCGACGTAGACGCCGACGGTGTACATCAGCACGGACTGAACCGAGAGGAACAGGACCGCGGTCTGGCGGCCGACCTCGCCGAACGCGAAGTCGGAGACGGGGATGCCGAGGTTCCCCGAGTTAGTGAATATGGCGACCAGCACCAGCGCGCTCAACGCCGGCTCCCGCTCGCCGGTAGCGCGACCGACCGCTTCGGCGATTCCCCACATGACTGCGGTGAAGGCCGCGATGCCGATCGTCACCCGCGCGAGCGTCGCCGCCTCGAGTTCCGTGACGGCGAGGCTGTGAAAGACCAGCGCGGGTGCCAGCACGTAGACGACGGCCGTGTTCAGCGGCTCGGGATCAACCTCCTTGACCGTGGCCAGCACGTAGCCGACCGCCGCGATGGCGACGATCGGACCGACCGCGGAGCCGAAGATACCGACGAGGTCCGCCATCGATCAGCGCCGCTCCTCGCGTTTGCGATGTGATCGTCTCGATGTGTGCGCCGGTTCGGCGACGGTCGCGTGCTGCATTCGCGGGCAGCTACTCTCCCGGCTCGATATGGGGCTTGCGATTACGCGGGAGCGCCGCCACTCGCCGTCGACCGGTGTGGCTCCCGCGTCGATCGGTCCGAATCCGTCTCGGTAGCCGGGACGGTCCACGGCAGTCGTCGAAGCGGCCGGTCAGACGCCGGGTCGCGACCAGTCCTCGTCCGGATCGCGTCGCTCGAACCGGGCCCCCTGACCGCATTCGGGACACCCGAACTGCCGGAACTCGACCTCGCTGCCGATGATCGGGACGGTCGTTTCGATGCCCGTGCCTCTGCGCTCCATCTCGACGTCGCAGCGGGAACACGTCGGTCGTTCTGGGACTGGTTCGCTCTCGAGGGACATGGCCCCCCGTGTTGTATGCTACCACACCTCTCGACTAAACCGTTTCCGTCCGCTGCCTCCACGGCCGTTCCCGAGTTCGACGACTCGCTCGACCACAACGGTCCGCCGCGAACCCCGTTTAAGTGGTTCTGGTCACAAGGTGAAGATACGACGGGAGAACGGTCCTTTCTCGAGTCCACCGCAACCGATCAGCGCCGCCTGTCGGTCCGAATGCGACCGCGCTCGGCGCGTCCGGTTCGACGGCGGTGTCGCTCGAGCGCTTCAGCGGACTTATTTCGGCCGCGCGGGAACCGCGACCATGGCATTCGACGCCCGGATTCGCGTCGCGACCCCGGCGGACGCGGCCGCGGTCCGCGACATCTACGCCCCGTTCTGCGAGTCGACGGCGGTCACTTTCGAGGAGACTGCGCCGAGCGAGGCCGAGATCGTCGACCGAATCGAGTCCACTCTCGAACGGCATCCGTGGCTGGTCTGTGAACTCGACGGCGACGTCGCCGGCTACGCCTACGCGGGGCCGCTCCGCAAGCGCCGCGCTTACGAGTGGGTCGTCGAGTGCTCTATTTACGTGGCGGACTCGGCTCGCCGGACGGGCGTGGGTCGGGGGCTGTACGAGTCGCTGTTCGCCATCCTCGAGCGACAGGAGATCCGTGACGTCTACGCCGTGACGACGGTCCCGAACCCCGAGACCGAACGCTTCCACGAGGGGATGGGGTTCGAACGGCTGGTCGACTTCCCCCGGATCGGCTACACGCAGGCCGACTGGCAGGACGTGGCCTGGTGGCGGCGACCGCTCGCGGCGAAGTCCGAGACGCCCGATCGGCCGCGCGCGTTTCCGGCGGTTCGCGAGGACGAGGACTGGGAGTCACTGGTCCGAACGGGCGAGGACTCACTCGACCTGTCCTGACCGCCACACGCCGGATTCGCCAGCGCCGCTCGCCGGTGCGGTCGGTCGATCGAAGCCGCTTAGTGGCACCACGGACTGGTAACACCCGTGAATCCTTCGAACTGGCGAACCTACCTCGTCACGCAGGCGTCGCTGTCGGGTGACCGATCGACGCCGGAGATCGTTCGCGCGGCTATCGACGGCGGGATCGACGCCGTTCAGCTCCGCGAGAAGGGCACGAGCGCCCGATCGCGCCACGAACTCGGCCTCGAGGTGCGCGAACTCACGGCCGAGGCGGGCGTCGACCTGCTCGTCAACGACCGGGTCGACATCGCCGAGTCGATCGACGCGGACGGCGTCCACGTCGGCCAGTCGGACCTGTCGGTCGCGGTCGCCCGCGACCTGCTCGGGCCGGACGCGATCGTCGGCTGCTCGGCGTCGACGGTCGCGGACGCCCGGAAGGCGGCGGCCGAAGGGGCGGACTACCTCGGCGTCGGGGCCGTCTACGGGACCTCCTCGAAGGACGTCGACGACGCGAAAGACGGGATCGGCCCCGAACGGATCGCCGACATCGCCGACGCGGTCTCGATTCCGATCGTCGGGATCGGCGGAATCACGGCCGACAACGCCGGGCCGGTCGTCGAAGCGGGCGCGGCCGGCGTGGCCGTCATCAGCGAACTCACGGCGGCTCGAGAGCCGCGGGCGGCGACCGAAGCGCTTGCGGCCGCTGTCGAAACGTCGAAGGCGGTCGGTACCGCAGGAGGAAGGGAATGAGTGTCACTGACATCGCCGCGGCCGACCTCGCCGATTCGGTCCGGTCGGTCCGGGAGACGGAGCCGCTCGTCCAGCATCTGACCAA from Natrinema salaciae includes the following:
- a CDS encoding AbrB/MazE/SpoVT family DNA-binding domain-containing protein is translated as MSKRAEADDRGRIVIPHEIREKHGDRYRVVELNDRVELIPLGDDPIEGLRDAVGDAFDDKSIAEIKREARAAAREEAIDDATEG
- a CDS encoding AEC family transporter, which translates into the protein MADLVGIFGSAVGPIVAIAAVGYVLATVKEVDPEPLNTAVVYVLAPALVFHSLAVTELEAATLARVTIGIAAFTAVMWGIAEAVGRATGEREPALSALVLVAIFTNSGNLGIPVSDFAFGEVGRQTAVLFLSVQSVLMYTVGVYVASRSSGSAGLEGVRRVFYIPLAYAVVAALIARALDLVPPADAAAMETLQLVGDASIPLMLLILGIQLARTDTASAVSRAWPATALKMGIAPVVGLGIALLIGFENPTVARVFVLETAMPAAVTPLILVIEFAGSTRSDGILVSEYVSTCVFLTTLLAIPVLTVLIAVLQSGVVI
- the thiE gene encoding thiamine phosphate synthase, whose translation is MNPSNWRTYLVTQASLSGDRSTPEIVRAAIDGGIDAVQLREKGTSARSRHELGLEVRELTAEAGVDLLVNDRVDIAESIDADGVHVGQSDLSVAVARDLLGPDAIVGCSASTVADARKAAAEGADYLGVGAVYGTSSKDVDDAKDGIGPERIADIADAVSIPIVGIGGITADNAGPVVEAGAAGVAVISELTAAREPRAATEALAAAVETSKAVGTAGGRE
- a CDS encoding RNA-guided endonuclease InsQ/TnpB family protein; translation: MKRVNTFEVVPQTENDKECLLRLLDASASLWNELTYERRQNYFGNGDVWDTSEYRGRYNGVVGSATVQQVTRKNSEAWRSFFALKENGEDANPPSYWGNEEDGRELRTYIRNNQYTIQWGKRSRLEIPVGQELKDEYGLGYHERLRLEVRGNPKWDGKQGRLELEYDEVSDTFRAFRPVTVPDSRLDSPLASHEAALDVGANNLVACSTTTGNQYLYDGRELFGRFRETTDEIARLQSKLPERLRLSESRKTKSSGRLREGRYSSKRIRRLYRQRTKRRDHAQNALVRDLVERLYDEGVATVYVGDLTNVLEAHWSVRVNEKTHNFWAFKKFIHRLACVCEEYGISLEAESEAWTSQTCPECGDHEETVRHGDTLTCPCGFEGHADLTASETFLRENSDTEVRPMARPVRFEWDDHDWSGKPHPHESPKEVRTNPQVASVGR
- a CDS encoding type II toxin-antitoxin system VapC family toxin yields the protein MLYADTDFFIALVKDDDWLQDRAAKIALEKEGEIYTSRATLLELLVISDRFEFDRMEALTYALEIAAVPEDESVLFQAADYMEQDGLTAFDAYHAAYADEDPLVSSDKAFDDVTDDRIAIEEAELD
- a CDS encoding Coenzyme F420 hydrogenase/dehydrogenase, beta subunit C-terminal domain, translating into MGTESEDERSESSKKRAGDAGSERSEDPGEASGETASEKRHASSEADRREAADEPSGERSDPRGSDDERRFPHVPESDDADAVSVPDAGSGASRSRENTDHAREGAIATDGGDGCSPDTCTCGEKTAADVESETQPVATDGAGVANVDEMGELGDLEFTEPAEGVSQDVYDDAPDTRVGIPDGVDLDTPTYSIRSEMNDIETPDEKTWFMELDEAVIDEGRCIQCGTCVAACPSDSIGVGDDGLPELVKMCTGCSLCWDFCPRGGMRYERQWKITGGDDNVKGAGDPITEFSAKVEDDWTDEAQDGGVVTGVLATLLEEGEIDGALVATESDEEAWKAESYLATTTEELIANAGTVYNQTLALGNLDLEQWEHKLPDKSWDELSLAIVGTPCEIEGIRALQDFEWDYQAQNEGIRAVDYTIALMCTKNFNYHSLMGEQLEEKRGISPSEIGKMDVLNGKMMVYDHDGEMIVEEDIENFHDAALKGCDECADFTGFCSDITVGSVGSSDEYSSVIIRTEQGMKAWELTEPKLDYHDLEDKSAVGKLQGWDKKKAFESLERPFDPDAPRFIDYTDHAENYGTELNPHDFGH
- a CDS encoding nitrite/sulfite reductase — protein: MNTVEEHKQEKHPLDVIDDVYDYADEELSFEEIEERAGGGEWERLKWAGMYAQKQEGYFMIRTKVPGGKLTPEQAEVIGEVTDDLAVAPEEYGGEEQNELWGDAYLDITTRQDIQKHWIRVEDVPEMWDRYDEVGLTTVQGCGDSARNVLGCPAAGLDDHECFNAQPVIEAVSDFFTENREYANLPRKFKITITGCAHDCAQSQINDVGLVPAKKEIDGEHYYGFHARVGGGLSDGPRMGSELDVFIPPEDAVEFCRAVAQTFKELGDRNNRGVCRMRYLVEQMGAEKFEEAVRDRSTVDLPTGGENLTVGYQGDHVGVHEQKQDGLTYVGFNVIAGRMGGDEFADAARAAEKYGTEDASVRLATDQNFLITHIPEENVDDLLAEPFAQEYSPDPGAFSRGAVGCTGNEFCNYAIIETKKRTKRWARELDERIDVPDDIEAIRMHMSGCSASCAQPQIADIGFRGETVKLEDEDSPNEEGDNLVEGMDFGLGGSLGADNEFLDWVESAVPADSVIPALEQLFEAYSADRDDGEAFYEWCRGVDNERLRGIMHGADAPVARGVAHGD
- a CDS encoding GNAT family N-acetyltransferase; amino-acid sequence: MAFDARIRVATPADAAAVRDIYAPFCESTAVTFEETAPSEAEIVDRIESTLERHPWLVCELDGDVAGYAYAGPLRKRRAYEWVVECSIYVADSARRTGVGRGLYESLFAILERQEIRDVYAVTTVPNPETERFHEGMGFERLVDFPRIGYTQADWQDVAWWRRPLAAKSETPDRPRAFPAVREDEDWESLVRTGEDSLDLS
- a CDS encoding 3-methyl-2-oxobutanoate hydroxymethyltransferase, yielding MKEAGADAVKIETAPHGETTIEIVDRLTELGIPVQGHVGLTPQWMRQIGGGYVQGRDHETSAAVDALVETATKLEAAGAFSVVLEAVTEATEKAATEALEVPTIGIGAGRYVDGQVLVITGNSKRKPRPSGRG
- the tnpA gene encoding IS200/IS605 family transposase, which encodes MVKSTRHAKYELHYHIVFVPKYRRSHLTGKTKERLEAIFAEICADKDLELAESEVMPDHVHLFIGSPPKNAPSLIVNWVKGISARKYNQRYDDRVKWTRSYYVGTAGSASKGAVEQYIAEQEGDDE